The Plutella xylostella chromosome 25, ilPluXylo3.1, whole genome shotgun sequence region TTTAGgcaaatgataataattacagGTACGATCATGTGAACATTATTGAAGGGCAGGGTACGATCGGTATAGAAATTGTAGAGCAGTTGCCAGATGTCGACGCCATACTGGTGCCCGTGGGGGGAGGTGGCTTGATCGCCGGTATCGCTACTGCCGTCAAACATCTAAAACCTGATACAgaaatttatgtaagtagCGTGTCTAACATTTCAGTTTTTTTGATCTGCAACTTATATTAAACAGATACATTTTTAGGGCATTCAAACGGATAAAACATTTGCCATGACTGAAACTCTGAGGAAGAACGAGCGAGTTCATATTGCTATCAGTAACACCATTGCCGAAGGGCTCGCTATCAACAAAGTTGGAGTAAACTCATTCGCCAGTATAAAAGGAACGGTTGACAAGATGGTAAATAGaatatctataaaaatatattttaaatggacAAGAATAACGATGGTAATGCAAAAGACTACACTTTCTGTTGCAGATTATAGTGAAAGAGGATTGGGTGATGCGCGGGATCCTACATGTGATCGAAGAAGAAAAGTTTGTAGTTGAAGGCGCAGGGGCTACCACTATTGCTACAATCATGGCCGGACTCCTTCCTAATCTCAAGGGGAAAAAGTAACACAATTTATAGCTAGTGATTTCATTCTTCAATGTATCTGATTTTATTGATCTAGTTAGACTAATATGTAATGTTCgcgatatattttttcagagtGGTGTGTGTATTCTCTGGAGGTAACATGGATCCGAAGGTGTTGTCTAGGTGCATCGAACGGGCCATGGCCATTGAGGGTCGCCTGGTGAAGTTCAGGGTCACACTCGAGGATAAAGAAGGAGCTTTCACAGAGTTTTGTTCGCTCATGTCCAACATAGGAGTCACCATTAGAGATTTTGTCCCGCAGCGCACTTGGGTCACCAGCGAGATCTTTTATACAGAGGTGATTTGAGTCCTAACACGAACTAACAAAAACGATTTCTCGAATGGATAGTAGGTACTCGAGAACTTGTTGGTCTGATTTCTAAAATCATTGACCGCATCactttatcataatatttttgaatacaTACGAGACTATCCTAATTCTGTACTTACTACATTATAAGCCAAACCAATGCGTAAGGATTGTTTTCTCATGCTATGTAATTTTTCATATTCCAGGATAgaattaggtaataaaaaatattatagtagaCAAAACGAATCAACACATACTTGTTCCATGTTCCAGGTGAAAGTGATTGCGGAGACGTCGGGCTTGAACCAGGCGAAGGAGCTGACGGATTTAGTAAAGAAGCACTACAAGGAGGCCTACTTCCACCAGCTCAGCGAACATGCGCGCGTGACGACGGAGCGCCGCGGGCCCTGCCTCGCGCCCAACCCTGTCTGCATGATGAAGTAGACCCAGCTACTTGAAATTATTGACCTGATAATGATATGATCGAAACTGTCTAATGAAATAAACTTGattcaattaaattagataaacgacctattattttgtaaagagAATAGGTAGAAAAACCGCTTGCTGCGCTTAGCAGAAAATCAGAAAACGGGGATCATTAATGATTATTCTAAGTTTATAATTAGTTTTCTGAACTGCTGAATACTCGCTGAATACAAAGATCATCACAAAAGAAAGAATATATTTTCTTCTCTGGGTAAAGACGTCCACCGACTCCACAGAACACAGAAGTAGTATgaaaaatgtatgaaatgaaaatgtaaaaacacaaattgaatcataatcaaaatcaaaatttaaacactaaaacaattttaataaaaccaaCACACCCGTATTAAAATGGCGCCAGCACGAAGCAAGGTAAGCACGCATTTCAAACTATAGAAACTACAGTTGTAGTCACATTCAAGTAGGTATTGTATGATTTGAGTATCTGATgaagataggtacctatgccCCATTGTTttctaatcaagtaatcattTCTAAATAACAGGAAAATTTGGATGAGAACAGCGACCCAGAACACCCTAAAATACTGAATTTTGACGATGTAACTGAAGCATCCGCACGTATTTCAAAGATGATAGAAAGAACGCCTTGTATTGTAAGTAACGCAGTCACCATAGCTCAAATTCTGGATCAGTCGCAGACACGTCGCAGAGGTACATGATCTAATTATgttagtacttatataaaataatctttattttcacAGCCATCCCATTACCAAAAAGAGTTCGTAATGCATCTTACTTATAAAATGGAGACTATGCACAAGTCAGGCAGGTatggtttaatttaaatttctgtAGTTTAACCATAAAATTGATGATGAATTACAAAGAATTATGATTCAATCATTAACAAGCTCAATCATTACAGCTTCAAGGAAAGAGGTGCAGCCAACGTATTCCAGTTACTACCCGAAAACCAAAAGAAGATTGGCATAGCAGTGGCTTCGACTGGCAACTTCGCCACCAGCATGTGCATGCACGCAGCCAAGGCGAAAGTGCCGGTGACTGTAGTCATGCCTGTCAACGTGCCCGTGGCTCGGATAATGAGCGTCCACGACCTCGGCGGCAAAGTCTTACTGCAGGGCAACAACTTACTGGAAGCCCAAAAGTTTGCCCGCTTTGTTGCTCAGGAAAGAGGACTCGAGTATATCAACAGGTGTATCAATTATGTATTAGTCCAtagcttattttattttcgtacTTCGTAGTCGGTAGAAGgacctttgatatttttattaagtattttatggaCACAACCATGTAGCATCTTGTTGGCAATATTAACGGTATTCTTCCCGTATTCCTTCGGCTTCCAGTCGGGACCACCCGGCCGTGCTGGCGGGGTACGGCTCCCTAGCAGTGGAGATCATAGAGGACGTCCCCCTGGTGGATGCCATCCTCGTGCCGCTCGGCTCGGGCGGGCTCGCGGCCGCCGTCGCCACCGCCGCCAAGCACCTCAAACCAGATTGTCTCGTCTATGTAAATATACCTGGCTGATTCGCTTGATTCATATGAATATATTCGGTACATTTTATACATCGATATAGAGTCTTGGCTAGCACAGCAGCGTTTCTGAAACTCTGTTTTTCGTAAACAATGGTGACCCCAACCTGCTTCACTTCTTTTTCACTTAACATGAATAAATCTTAAACAGTTTCGCCGGCCGAAATATCGTTTGCATTATTGTTTCAGGGCATTTCACCAGAAGCCATGCCAGTTTTCTTTAAAGCGCTAGAAGGTGATAACCCTTCGTTAGTTATAGAACCCACTCCAACTTCAGCTGATGCAATAGCTGTCACAGCTGTGGGCGTTAATTCTTACCAGACAGCTAAACCACTAATGGATAAATTGGTACGGATTATGGATAACTATCTGAAACTCCTTTATCCTTATTTACTGTGAAGCTTCTAATCTATACCTATATGCTTTTAAGTGTTTCACTTAACAAGGTCAATCACTATGCATTATATGGATTCACctatctttatcttttataaCATAAATTGCGCTCAATTTCAGCTAATGGTAAAAGAAGAGTGGATAACAAAGGCCATGACACATTTATTGGAGCAAGAAAAAATGGTGGTCGAAGGTTCTGGAGCATGTCCCCTAGCTGCCATTATCGGAAACCTAGTTCCCGAGTTGAAGACGAAACAGTAAGTAAATTCATATACTTAGCCGGGTATTCTATACGTTTTTTTGTACGAACGTAGTGTGCGcgaatgatattattatgaagtcGTCGGTTTACACGCAAAAGCTTTTAGAGGAAAGTGCAAGGTTTTTCTCACGCTTGAAGGATATTCATAGCGAATGACCAACCGACCCAAAAACGAATAAGTAACTACTCCCACGTTTTTTCTCATATAAAATGAGCATAagaacataaattatatagataggtacttataaccCTTTGACACATTATtggacagtttttttttattaattaagggcaaaaatattgattaaatctttattattacaatatcaATTTCCTTGAATGGTCTTTAGAATTggtgtaaattatttaatgtacctattcAGTGTCGTCTGCGTGCTAAGTGGTGGGAATGTGGATCCCCTGCAGTTAAGTCGAGGCCTGCAAAGGGGATTAGCGGCATTCGGGCGGCTCATCAGGTTTAGTGTAAGTCCTCTGACTAATTAGAAATTATATCCTGTTAAGATTTGGTCATTGTATGATATCGGTTGTAATTCCAATGCAACGTAAATGTTAGTTCATAATTattagtacttaggtatttgcTAAAGAAGAGAAGGCATAAAGACGAAAGTTTGAGTCCTTAAGAAGAGGAGGAACGGAAATTATGTAGAGGCGTATCAGAGGTAAACAAAAGAATGCGAGTCGGACTCAGAAATCAGATGaggaaaaaagttttgacgGCTTACTAAGCAGAAATGCACCGTGTGCTTTcccaaactttttttttatcataaccATATTTTACAGGTGGACATAGGGCTCGGGCTGAATTCGTCGACGCAGCTGCTGCGGCTGCTGGCGGGCGGCGGCTACAACGTGGTGTCGCTCGCGCGGGACCTGCACAGGGTGCACGCCGCCGAGGACGTCTTCAAGGTGCAGGTGAGATCAGACGGGTTACTCTGTGCTGATGTAAAACggacgaacgagagctgtcgtgcaatctgCACGTTTATTACGAGCGCTCCGAAACCTAGTTTTTCGCCAAATAATGCAATAGAGTATCTCCGCAGAAGCCGTAGTATACCTAACAAAGACAATTCGTCACAacagtgtaggtacctatgatcTGCTTGAGGTTAAGAGCGAAAAGAGAGTAGGGCTTAAGAGCGAAAAAAAGGGCAGGGCTTTAGAAGCGCGCTATGCTATAATAGTATGAAGAAACCAACCACAGAGTACTTTGTTAATACTCAAACCAACTTAACTGACCTACCATCGATCGGCAAAATAATTTACGTCAGCTGTTACTGGAGTCAAAGTTTGAGTGACTATATCTCTTGTTATGTTTTAAAGTTTGGAAGTTGCTAGCTGAGTTCGATAAGGGATAACAATTTTTGGGTGATATAATCAAAAGAGTTGCGTATTGCATCATTATGTAAGCATGCATACCGTTTATTGTGTAGAGTAGACAAaaggtaagtaataagtattttttaatttttgcagGTAAAGCTTGCCTGTGAAACTAAAAGCCTGGAACATGCTTTGGAATTAAAGAGGCTTCTGGATCGGGCGTACCCTGACCTGGTGACGTTCGACACAGCACCGTTCAACGACAGAACCACATGTCCTTGCTTCATTAAGAGAAAGAAATCAAGTGTATGAACACAACCAGAAATCTTCAAGTAATGCacttattttgtaatattgtaTACCGTAACTATAGAAATATCTGCTTTTAATATACCAACCCTACCTTTTCTTATCTGGttcttatcattattataaataaaatacatacaaccacataattaacataatattatattgttctGCAATCACATATTCTGataatacacatacacacacttacttttataatattaaacacacttaaagcaaaataacaaaaatatagatCAAAATATTGTCACCTGTTTACTGTAAGTACATTCTTTCTTTTACTTGTAAATTTTGTCCATGAATGAAGCCATTTTCACATCCCGTTGACTTAGCCCGTTCACATCATGAGATGCTAAAGTTACCTGTGGAAAACAAATCAATTATTGAATTTTTCGTATggagtaagtataattatctGCCTTGCCTATTGCCTAGTCTGAAAAACCCTAAATAGTATAATCCCCTATGTAGTGTAGAGCAGAAGTCTAAGTTAACTCAATctaaatattcaaataataaaaatatccagtTCTGGTGCAGATCTAAAAATTTTAGGTAGAATTTGGAAGTCATTATGTTACAAACCTCATCAATACATTGAACCAACCtgcactttattgtacacattgAACCACTCGGGGTGGTGGTCCATCTTCTCAGCGAGCAGCGCCACGCGGGCCATGAACGAGAAGGCCTCATTGAAGTCCTTGAACATGAACTCCTTCTCTATGGCCTCCCGCTTGGCCTGCACCTTCCAGCCATTCTGCAGCAGCGGCTGGAGCAGGGCATCTGAGGGACTTAATTTGTCTGcctgaaattaaaaagaaaaatggtTAGTATTATTCATCAGTGACTGGACTTTAGCAGATTGGGCAATATTCAACAAGTGGTCAATTACTCAACAAGTAGCCAGTTGGGAGTAATCAATAAATTGGAACTGGTTTATTAAATTGATCAATCACTAACTTGTGACATTTTAACATAAGTTTCGAAGGAATAATGGGAAATATTGAAGCAGTTTAGTATTTTAATGAGTGTGCGATATGTAACTTACCATTTTCCTTGTTGAAGGCTTGGTAGCGCTCGCGAGACAGGCAACCCGAGTGGCATTGATCGCGGGCGAGCGGAGCGCGAAGGCTGCGGGGTGAAAGTTTATCGCTGCCGAACCCGCGCGTAAAAAACACCGTTGCCCCACCACGGCCATGCCTATCGCTTATAGCatgtatgtaattaattaagtactaacTAATGACGGGTTTTAAGAACTGCTATACGTtttcttttgttatttaattaaataaacaaaattccaaaaatattttgaattacgAATGGAAGTAAGTTGTTAATTTTGTGATATTGTGCCCTAAGGACATGACTTTAAAGTCGATATTTGATTTCATACTGTTTGACATATTATATGACGTAAGATCtgtcaaatataaaattaatgacagTTGACGTTGCCGGTAGTGATAGCAAAATCGGGAACCTTTCGGGAACTAATCTGCCTCTGACATAGCTCACAGCGAACtagataaaaaatttaaaactatgGGACTTTAGTGGTTGGCGATCATTGGCGATGGCTTGGCACACAAAAGCAGTGTGACGGGATACCAAAGTTACATTGGACTGAACggtgtatttaatttatttaactcatGTTATTTCATGTAACGCTCTATAGCCATCCGTAACCGCACTGCTTTTGGTGTGGCGAAACTGGCGAAGCGTCGTTACGCTCACACCAAGGAACATAAGTAGTTCCCTAACGAGAGGTTCACACGAAACGGTGATAAATTTTGATACCTTATTCTAAAGTTGGTGTCACAGAGCAAATCTTTGATAGTTTTTCAAACTTGTCTTTGCTTTTAGCATAGACAACCATGTCTACCATTTTGCctttttatgagttttttgttgattttgttttgattGATGGAAGTTGTTGTGTTGGTTCTTTTCAcgttattttacttatttattccATGTGAAAGTGTATTATTACGATCAAGCTATAGTTAGTAataggtataatttgtttaaacttaaaatgtCAAGCTTAAAATCTTTGTTGCCGCCTAAGATTTTCGAAAAAATAGATAGAGCTGGTATTTCTACAGTCAAACAGATAATAACTATGGCACCGTGGAGTATTAGGCAATTGACCAATTTGAATTCCGAAGATATAGCGCTGCTTAAAAACGTTGCAGCTGAATCAAGCTCCCCAGTTATTGTAACTGGACACAGGCTACTTGAAATGAAGAATGTTTTACGGAAGAGAGTAGCTACGGGCTGTATGTCAGTAGATGGTCTCTTACTTGGAGGGTTTCAGAGAGGCTGCCTTACTGAGCTCTACGGAGAAAGTGGTTCGGGTAAAACTCAAGTGGCCATCCAAGCAGCAGTTACAAATTGGCCTTCTGGGACAGTTTACATTTGTACTGAAGATTTATTTCCAGTGAAAAGATTTAATCAAATATCCAAGAACAATATAAATTACCACCCTAGTCATGACTATGGGAAGTCTGTATTTGTAGAACATGTAACAGAGTCACATGAACTGTTGTCTTGTATTAGAATCCGGCTGCCCAAGCTGCTGGAGAGTAATAATGTTTCTCTGGTAGTAATTGACTCTGTTGCTGCTCCATTTAGATCAGAAACTACAAACTACATTCAAAGAGCTGAAGAATTAAGAGAAATGGCTATTTCACTGTTGAAGGTAGCCCGTGAGTTTAACCTGGCTGTAGTCTGCATAAACCAAGTGACCTCTTCTATGGAAGGTACCGGGGATAATGTGTTGCCGTCACTGGGCCTTGCTTGGTCTAACATGGTAGCCACCAGACTATGGCTCAGAAAGTCAAGATCCATATGCCtgaatcaagataattatcaCCATGAAGATATGGCACGGAACATGGTGCAAGTTAGAGAACTTTATGTGGCTTTCGCACCAGACCTTCCAAATGAAGCAgcagaatttattattacagaATCTGGCCTTAAAgctatacaataaaattctgaTAAATAAAGAGATAGCATTTCGGAGAAGTGGAACACATTGTCTTTATTAATCTGTGGCACTGTCAAAGAATCAGCTGATTGTCACAGTGAGAGATTGAAGAAGGTTTGTTGGTTTGTCAAAATTGTTGTGGTCACAAACATAAATTGCCTCAAAAATTgtatttgattttaatatatattcaTCTATGTTATCTAATACTTgtcttttttaataataattcccAATATGTCTTGCAATACATGTGGAAAATCATTTTCTTTATTACGGAAAGAAGTTAGTATTTTCTTACAtccataatatacatacaatgATTCATATCAACAGTAGATACTCACCAAATTCTCTTATTTCAGAAAGGGTGCCCAGGATGTGGATTCAGCTATTGTTCAAAATGTTTAGATAACAAAGTGTTTTTAAAGAAAATCAATTCAGAGGCAAAGGTAgatcaatttataaataaaatgtgttcATTTAGAAATAACAGATTTTCTTATCTCATTTACATTTTGCAGGTTTGTGTGAAGTGCAAGCAGAAATCCAATTCAGGGGAATCATCACAAATTGAACCTCCAGATGCATACTATAAGTAAGATTATATCTAATAGCTTTACCTGTTGTTAAATCTCTCTCTGAACTTATCGGTTGGTGGGTATATTTCGCCCCTCATCCTTTCTTTTTTCATAACCAATTTTAGTTTGACTGTCCCATTAatagtaaaaacaaaataaactaatttACTACACAATATAGAGTTTTACCTTCCTtccttttatgttttttaggGAACCATACCTCAAAAGGAATAAACGTAACCCTTATCACTTTATTGTCCATCTGTCTGTTTTTCTACTAAACACCCTCAAAACTATTTCCAGGCGCATTGGAGCCTCAAGTGGTAGTAGCGCAGAACACTCCACTGATCAAGAAATACTGAGCAGGCTACAAAAACTTAAAGATGACAAACTTGAAAATAAGACTGCTGTAACAACTGAAGAAATAACTGAAagacttaaaaaaatcaaggGAGATGTTCCATCTGTCTCTGATGCTGAAATACAAGAACGCTTGGCCAGATTAAGGGGCACCCCTAATCCTGTTACTACTACAAATAAGGTATTTTCATTAGCTGTtatatgatatttatttattatttataattgtatttttatgtgatagattatttatttaggccTAACTACAATaacccactgctgggcaaataaatacattacataAAGTTACTTGTTTGAGACACTATTAATATAACTTTAATaacttataggtattattgcCGACTGCAGACCGTAGGACAGAACAGGAACAAGCAGATGACCTGTTGAAGCAATATTTAGAGCAAACCACTATGGACACCCAGTACAAGgatgaatttgacaagtccgTGGACAGCATCCAGTCAAGGCTCATGAAACTGAAAGGCTCTGAGGGCAACCCAACTGCTGGTGT contains the following coding sequences:
- the LOC119691073 gene encoding L-threonine ammonia-lyase isoform X2, with the translated sequence MHLTYKMETMHKSGSFKERGAANVFQLLPENQKKIGIAVASTGNFATSMCMHAAKAKVPVTVVMPVNVPVARIMSVHDLGGKVLLQGNNLLEAQKFARFVAQERGLEYINSRDHPAVLAGYGSLAVEIIEDVPLVDAILVPLGSGGLAAAVATAAKHLKPDCLVYGISPEAMPVFFKALEGDNPSLVIEPTPTSADAIAVTAVGVNSYQTAKPLMDKLLMVKEEWITKAMTHLLEQEKMVVEGSGACPLAAIIGNLVPELKTKHVVCVLSGGNVDPLQLSRGLQRGLAAFGRLIRFSVDIGLGLNSSTQLLRLLAGGGYNVVSLARDLHRVHAAEDVFKVQVKLACETKSLEHALELKRLLDRAYPDLVTFDTAPFNDRTTCPCFIKRKKSSV
- the LOC119691018 gene encoding L-threonine ammonia-lyase isoform X1; translation: MADSNISNEHGVDEHCDPNNPRIVKYEDILAAARRIVGIVMRTPLLKSHMGEKYGMDLYYKAEFLQRVGSFNERGACNVLACLTDEQKKFGVITASTGNHALAMCYHAMRNNIPCCVVMPASASPIKMEKCRELSGNKVVIHGEDIAEAKQHALDLALEKKMVYINGYDHVNIIEGQGTIGIEIVEQLPDVDAILVPVGGGGLIAGIATAVKHLKPDTEIYGIQTDKTFAMTETLRKNERVHIAISNTIAEGLAINKVGVNSFASIKGTVDKMIIVKEDWVMRGILHVIEEEKFVVEGAGATTIATIMAGLLPNLKGKKVVCVFSGGNMDPKVLSRCIERAMAIEGRLVKFRVTLEDKEGAFTEFCSLMSNIGVTIRDFVPQRTWVTSEIFYTEVKVIAETSGLNQAKELTDLVKKHYKEAYFHQLSEHARVTTERRGPCLAPNPVCMMK
- the LOC105398349 gene encoding probable pterin-4-alpha-carbinolamine dehydratase, with protein sequence MAVVGQRCFLRAGSAAINFHPAAFALRSPAINATRVACLASATKPSTRKMADKLSPSDALLQPLLQNGWKVQAKREAIEKEFMFKDFNEAFSFMARVALLAEKMDHHPEWFNVYNKVQVTLASHDVNGLSQRDVKMASFMDKIYK
- the LOC119691018 gene encoding L-threonine ammonia-lyase isoform X2, producing the protein MADSNISNEHGVDEHCDPNNPRIVKYEDILAAARRIVGIVMRTPLLKSHMGEKYGMDLYYKAEFLQRVGSFNERGACNVLACLTDEQKKFGVITASTGNHALAMCYHAMRNNIPCCVVMPASASPIKMEKCRELSGNKVVIHGEDIAEAKQHALDLALEKKMVYINGYDHVNIIEGQGTIGIEIVEQLPDVDAILVPVGGGGLIAGIATAVKHLKPDTEIYIIVKEDWVMRGILHVIEEEKFVVEGAGATTIATIMAGLLPNLKGKKVVCVFSGGNMDPKVLSRCIERAMAIEGRLVKFRVTLEDKEGAFTEFCSLMSNIGVTIRDFVPQRTWVTSEIFYTEVKVIAETSGLNQAKELTDLVKKHYKEAYFHQLSEHARVTTERRGPCLAPNPVCMMK
- the LOC119691076 gene encoding abscission/NoCut checkpoint regulator, whose product is MSCNTCGKSFSLLRKEKGCPGCGFSYCSKCLDNKVFLKKINSEAKVCVKCKQKSNSGESSQIEPPDAYYKRIGASSGSSAEHSTDQEILSRLQKLKDDKLENKTAVTTEEITERLKKIKGDVPSVSDAEIQERLARLRGTPNPVTTTNKVLLPTADRRTEQEQADDLLKQYLEQTTMDTQYKDEFDKSVDSIQSRLMKLKGSEGNPTAGVEAPNAESEDEEETIKKIINKYKAEASLEVEEAVGPYTSEELPFCEICNEDATLRCLGCKYLFCKRCYLDHRDDDDGCNRYEPYKPPKGI
- the LOC119691073 gene encoding L-threonine ammonia-lyase isoform X1, producing the protein MAPARSKENLDENSDPEHPKILNFDDVTEASARISKMIERTPCIPSHYQKEFVMHLTYKMETMHKSGSFKERGAANVFQLLPENQKKIGIAVASTGNFATSMCMHAAKAKVPVTVVMPVNVPVARIMSVHDLGGKVLLQGNNLLEAQKFARFVAQERGLEYINSRDHPAVLAGYGSLAVEIIEDVPLVDAILVPLGSGGLAAAVATAAKHLKPDCLVYGISPEAMPVFFKALEGDNPSLVIEPTPTSADAIAVTAVGVNSYQTAKPLMDKLLMVKEEWITKAMTHLLEQEKMVVEGSGACPLAAIIGNLVPELKTKHVVCVLSGGNVDPLQLSRGLQRGLAAFGRLIRFSVDIGLGLNSSTQLLRLLAGGGYNVVSLARDLHRVHAAEDVFKVQVKLACETKSLEHALELKRLLDRAYPDLVTFDTAPFNDRTTCPCFIKRKKSSV
- the LOC105380368 gene encoding DNA repair protein XRCC3 — protein: MSSLKSLLPPKIFEKIDRAGISTVKQIITMAPWSIRQLTNLNSEDIALLKNVAAESSSPVIVTGHRLLEMKNVLRKRVATGCMSVDGLLLGGFQRGCLTELYGESGSGKTQVAIQAAVTNWPSGTVYICTEDLFPVKRFNQISKNNINYHPSHDYGKSVFVEHVTESHELLSCIRIRLPKLLESNNVSLVVIDSVAAPFRSETTNYIQRAEELREMAISLLKVAREFNLAVVCINQVTSSMEGTGDNVLPSLGLAWSNMVATRLWLRKSRSICLNQDNYHHEDMARNMVQVRELYVAFAPDLPNEAAEFIITESGLKAIQ